The following proteins are encoded in a genomic region of Garra rufa chromosome 22, GarRuf1.0, whole genome shotgun sequence:
- the pyyb gene encoding peptide YYb, with protein sequence MASALRSWTVPLALVLCVIVCLSSLAEAYPPKPEPPAGDVGPEEMAKYHTALRHYINLITRQRYGKRSTPEAAVAELLFGEDEQDVRPRVEDLLW encoded by the exons ATGGCGAGTGCACTGAGATCCTGGACTGTGCCGCTGGCTCTTGTGCTGTGTGTCATAGTGTGTCTCAGCAGCCTGGCTGAAGCTTACCCGCCCAAACCAGAACCTCCAGCGGGAGATGTAGGTCCAGAGGAGATGGCCAAGTACCACACGGCTCTAAGACACTACATCAATCTCATCACACGACAGAG ATATGGGAAGCGATCCACCCCTGAGGCTGCTGTGGCTGAACTGCTGTTCGGTGAAGATGAACAGGACGTCAGGCCCCG GGTGGAAGACTTGTTATGGTGA